The following proteins are encoded in a genomic region of Glycine max cultivar Williams 82 chromosome 18, Glycine_max_v4.0, whole genome shotgun sequence:
- the LOC100775599 gene encoding jacalin-related lectin 3 isoform X3 has product MSFEEKPVSVGPWGGNGGYHWDDGVYSTVRQLVIVHGEGIDSIQIEYDKQGSSIWSLKYGGSGGYKIDKIKLDYPDEFLTSIDGYYGSLSQWGPIFIRSLSFESNKKLYGPFGVEQGTYFSLPMTGGKIVGFHGRYGWHLDAIGVNLKSSQQPKPSKALSYSQNNMTNTTDNGRYSVIQGSVGQDYDIVLALKQKDDFGKSPTVKISSFKEPNNIEPKEKIVFVEKAPSMVEGVVTYGPWGGTGGYVFDDGPYTGVRQIDLSRNVGIVWIRALYDLDGEPVWGYKHGGAGGFKHEKIIFDFPYEVLTHISGYYGSLMYMGPAVIRSLTFHTTKRSYGPFGDEYGTYFTTKLREGKVVGIHGRSGLFLDSLGVHAIEGKVIVPVATSPSMEIISREPSISEIDNPQWLVVAKPAPVEQIKLEYPNEVLTCISGYYGSVTADEQPIIIKSLTFHTSRGQYGPFGDEVGKYFTSTTTEGKVVGLHGRSSMYLDAIGVHMQHWLGGIQKTSKLSFFKLF; this is encoded by the exons ATG AGTTTTGAGGAGAAACCTGTATCAGTTGGACCATGGGGTGGGAATGGAGGATACCATTGGGATGATGGTGTATATTCAACGGTTAGGCAATTGGTGATAGTTCATGGGGAAGGAATTGACTCCATCCAGATTGAATATGACAAGCAAGGGAGTTCTATCTGGTCATTGAAGTATGGTGGAAGTGGAGGGTATAAAATTGACAAG ATCAAGCTTGATTACCCAGATGAGTTCCTAACATCAATTGATGGATACTATGGTAGCTTAAGTCAATGGGGACCAATCTTCATTCGGTCACTAAGTTTTGAGAGTAACAAGAAACTCTATGGACCATTTGGAGTTGAACAAGGGACATATTTTTCGTTGCCAATGACTGGTGGCAAGATTGTTGGGTTCCATGGCAGGTATGGTTGGCACCTCGATGCCATTGGAGTCAATCTGAAGTCATCTCAGCAACCAAAGCCTTCCAAAGCTTTGTCTTATTCACAGAACAACATGACTAACACCACTGACAATGGTCGTTATTCTGTAATACAAGGAAGTGTTGGCCAAGACTATGATATTGTTCTTGCTTTAAAACAGAAAGATGATTTTGGAAAATCTCCAACTGTCAAGATTTCTAGCTTCAAAGAACCAAACAATATTGAACCAAAAGAAAAG ATAGTTTTCGTGGAGAAGGCACCATCAATGGTTGAAGGTGTAGTGACATATGGACCTTGGGGTGGCACTGGTGGATATGTGTTTGATGATGGACCATACACAGGAGTTAGGCAAATTGACTTGTCCCGCAATGTTGGAATTGTATGGATTAGAGCTTTGTATGATCTGGATGGGGAGCCTGTATGGGGATACAAACATGGTGGGGCAGGAGGATTCAAACATGAAAAG ATAATCTTTGATTTTCCATATGAAGTTCTCACACATATATCTGGCTACTATGGATCTCTGATGTACATGGGGCCAGCTGTTATAAGGTCACTTACTTTCCACACCACCAAAAGGTCCTATGGACCATTTGGAGATGAATATGGAACTTATTTCACAACAAAGCTGAGAGAAGGGAAGGTTGTTGGTATTCATGGTAGAAGCGGCTTATTTCTAGATTCTCTCGGTGTGCATGCAATAGAAGGAAAAGTAATTGTGCCAGTGGCAACATCTCCTTCCATGGAAATCATCTCAAGAGAACCAAGTATTTCGGAAATAGACAATCCTCAATGGCtagttgttgccaaaccagccCCAGTTGAACAG ataaaactgGAGTACCCAAATGAGGTTCTCACTTGCATATCTGGCTATTATGGTTCAGTCACTGCTGATGAACAACCTATAATCATAAAGTCACTCACATTCCATACTAGTCGAGGACAGTATGGTCCATTTGGTGATGAAGTAGGGAAATACTTCACTTCAACCACAACAGAGGGCAAGGTGGTCGGTTTGCATGGGAGGAGTAGCATGTATTTGGATGCCATTGGGGTCCATATGCAACATTGGCTAGGAGGAATTCAGAAAACTTCAAAGTTATCCTTTTTCAAGCTATTTTGA
- the LOC100775599 gene encoding jacalin-related lectin 3 isoform X1: MSFEEKPVSVGPWGGNGGYHWDDGVYSTVRQLVIVHGEGIDSIQIEYDKQGSSIWSLKYGGSGGYKIDKIKLDYPDEFLTSIDGYYGSLSQWGPIFIRSLSFESNKKLYGPFGVEQGTYFSLPMTGGKIVGFHGRYGWHLDAIGVNLKSSQQPKPSKALSYSQNNMTNTTDNGRYSVIQGSVGQDYDIVLALKQKDDFGKSPTVKISSFKEPNNIEPKEKIVFVEKAPSMVEGVVTYGPWGGTGGYVFDDGPYTGVRQIDLSRNVGIVWIRALYDLDGEPVWGYKHGGAGGFKHEKIIFDFPYEVLTHISGYYGSLMYMGPAVIRSLTFHTTKRSYGPFGDEYGTYFTTKLREGKVVGIHGRSGLFLDSLGVHAIEGKVIVPVATSPSMEIISREPSISEIDNPQWLVVAKPAPVEQHYVEEDILFTFAPYFTSKASRCVIKEPAPCGPGPWGGDGGRPWDDGVFSGIKQIYLTKAPEGICSIQIEYDRYKQSVWSVKHGGNGGNTMHRIKLEYPNEVLTCISGYYGSVTADEQPIIIKSLTFHTSRGQYGPFGDEVGKYFTSTTTEGKVVGLHGRSSMYLDAIGVHMQHWLGGIQKTSKLSFFKLF; this comes from the exons ATG AGTTTTGAGGAGAAACCTGTATCAGTTGGACCATGGGGTGGGAATGGAGGATACCATTGGGATGATGGTGTATATTCAACGGTTAGGCAATTGGTGATAGTTCATGGGGAAGGAATTGACTCCATCCAGATTGAATATGACAAGCAAGGGAGTTCTATCTGGTCATTGAAGTATGGTGGAAGTGGAGGGTATAAAATTGACAAG ATCAAGCTTGATTACCCAGATGAGTTCCTAACATCAATTGATGGATACTATGGTAGCTTAAGTCAATGGGGACCAATCTTCATTCGGTCACTAAGTTTTGAGAGTAACAAGAAACTCTATGGACCATTTGGAGTTGAACAAGGGACATATTTTTCGTTGCCAATGACTGGTGGCAAGATTGTTGGGTTCCATGGCAGGTATGGTTGGCACCTCGATGCCATTGGAGTCAATCTGAAGTCATCTCAGCAACCAAAGCCTTCCAAAGCTTTGTCTTATTCACAGAACAACATGACTAACACCACTGACAATGGTCGTTATTCTGTAATACAAGGAAGTGTTGGCCAAGACTATGATATTGTTCTTGCTTTAAAACAGAAAGATGATTTTGGAAAATCTCCAACTGTCAAGATTTCTAGCTTCAAAGAACCAAACAATATTGAACCAAAAGAAAAG ATAGTTTTCGTGGAGAAGGCACCATCAATGGTTGAAGGTGTAGTGACATATGGACCTTGGGGTGGCACTGGTGGATATGTGTTTGATGATGGACCATACACAGGAGTTAGGCAAATTGACTTGTCCCGCAATGTTGGAATTGTATGGATTAGAGCTTTGTATGATCTGGATGGGGAGCCTGTATGGGGATACAAACATGGTGGGGCAGGAGGATTCAAACATGAAAAG ATAATCTTTGATTTTCCATATGAAGTTCTCACACATATATCTGGCTACTATGGATCTCTGATGTACATGGGGCCAGCTGTTATAAGGTCACTTACTTTCCACACCACCAAAAGGTCCTATGGACCATTTGGAGATGAATATGGAACTTATTTCACAACAAAGCTGAGAGAAGGGAAGGTTGTTGGTATTCATGGTAGAAGCGGCTTATTTCTAGATTCTCTCGGTGTGCATGCAATAGAAGGAAAAGTAATTGTGCCAGTGGCAACATCTCCTTCCATGGAAATCATCTCAAGAGAACCAAGTATTTCGGAAATAGACAATCCTCAATGGCtagttgttgccaaaccagccCCAGTTGAACAG CATTATGTTGAAGAGGATATTCTATTCACTTTTGCTCCCTATTTCACATCAAAGGCTTCACGTTGTGTGATTAAAGAACCAGCTCCATGTGGACCAGGTCCATGGGGTGGGGATGGAGGTAGACCCTGGGATGATGGAGTCTTTTCAGGGATTaagcagatttatttgacaaaaGCACCTGAAGGCATTTGCTCGATTCAAATTGAGTACGATAGATATAAGCAATCTGTATGGTCTGTAAAGCATGGTGGTAATGGAGGAAATACCATGCATCGG ataaaactgGAGTACCCAAATGAGGTTCTCACTTGCATATCTGGCTATTATGGTTCAGTCACTGCTGATGAACAACCTATAATCATAAAGTCACTCACATTCCATACTAGTCGAGGACAGTATGGTCCATTTGGTGATGAAGTAGGGAAATACTTCACTTCAACCACAACAGAGGGCAAGGTGGTCGGTTTGCATGGGAGGAGTAGCATGTATTTGGATGCCATTGGGGTCCATATGCAACATTGGCTAGGAGGAATTCAGAAAACTTCAAAGTTATCCTTTTTCAAGCTATTTTGA
- the LOC100775599 gene encoding jacalin-related lectin 3 isoform X2, which translates to MSFEEKPVSVGPWGGNGGYHWDDGVYSTVRQLVIVHGEGIDSIQIEYDKQGSSIWSLKYGGSGGYKIDKIKLDYPDEFLTSIDGYYGSLSQWGPIFIRSLSFESNKKLYGPFGVEQGTYFSLPMTGGKIVGFHGRYGWHLDAIGVNLKSSQQPKPSKALSYSQNNMTNTTDNGRYSVIQGSVGQDYDIVLALKQKDDFGKSPTVKISSFKEPNNIEPKEKIVFVEKAPSMVEGVVTYGPWGGTGGYVFDDGPYTGVRQIDLSRNVGIVWIRALYDLDGEPVWGYKHGGAGGFKHEKIIFDFPYEVLTHISGYYGSLMYMGPAVIRSLTFHTTKRSYGPFGDEYGTYFTTKLREGKVVGIHGRSGLFLDSLGVHAIEGKVIVPVATSPSMEIISREPSISEIDNPQWLVVAKPAPVEQASRCVIKEPAPCGPGPWGGDGGRPWDDGVFSGIKQIYLTKAPEGICSIQIEYDRYKQSVWSVKHGGNGGNTMHRIKLEYPNEVLTCISGYYGSVTADEQPIIIKSLTFHTSRGQYGPFGDEVGKYFTSTTTEGKVVGLHGRSSMYLDAIGVHMQHWLGGIQKTSKLSFFKLF; encoded by the exons ATG AGTTTTGAGGAGAAACCTGTATCAGTTGGACCATGGGGTGGGAATGGAGGATACCATTGGGATGATGGTGTATATTCAACGGTTAGGCAATTGGTGATAGTTCATGGGGAAGGAATTGACTCCATCCAGATTGAATATGACAAGCAAGGGAGTTCTATCTGGTCATTGAAGTATGGTGGAAGTGGAGGGTATAAAATTGACAAG ATCAAGCTTGATTACCCAGATGAGTTCCTAACATCAATTGATGGATACTATGGTAGCTTAAGTCAATGGGGACCAATCTTCATTCGGTCACTAAGTTTTGAGAGTAACAAGAAACTCTATGGACCATTTGGAGTTGAACAAGGGACATATTTTTCGTTGCCAATGACTGGTGGCAAGATTGTTGGGTTCCATGGCAGGTATGGTTGGCACCTCGATGCCATTGGAGTCAATCTGAAGTCATCTCAGCAACCAAAGCCTTCCAAAGCTTTGTCTTATTCACAGAACAACATGACTAACACCACTGACAATGGTCGTTATTCTGTAATACAAGGAAGTGTTGGCCAAGACTATGATATTGTTCTTGCTTTAAAACAGAAAGATGATTTTGGAAAATCTCCAACTGTCAAGATTTCTAGCTTCAAAGAACCAAACAATATTGAACCAAAAGAAAAG ATAGTTTTCGTGGAGAAGGCACCATCAATGGTTGAAGGTGTAGTGACATATGGACCTTGGGGTGGCACTGGTGGATATGTGTTTGATGATGGACCATACACAGGAGTTAGGCAAATTGACTTGTCCCGCAATGTTGGAATTGTATGGATTAGAGCTTTGTATGATCTGGATGGGGAGCCTGTATGGGGATACAAACATGGTGGGGCAGGAGGATTCAAACATGAAAAG ATAATCTTTGATTTTCCATATGAAGTTCTCACACATATATCTGGCTACTATGGATCTCTGATGTACATGGGGCCAGCTGTTATAAGGTCACTTACTTTCCACACCACCAAAAGGTCCTATGGACCATTTGGAGATGAATATGGAACTTATTTCACAACAAAGCTGAGAGAAGGGAAGGTTGTTGGTATTCATGGTAGAAGCGGCTTATTTCTAGATTCTCTCGGTGTGCATGCAATAGAAGGAAAAGTAATTGTGCCAGTGGCAACATCTCCTTCCATGGAAATCATCTCAAGAGAACCAAGTATTTCGGAAATAGACAATCCTCAATGGCtagttgttgccaaaccagccCCAGTTGAACAG GCTTCACGTTGTGTGATTAAAGAACCAGCTCCATGTGGACCAGGTCCATGGGGTGGGGATGGAGGTAGACCCTGGGATGATGGAGTCTTTTCAGGGATTaagcagatttatttgacaaaaGCACCTGAAGGCATTTGCTCGATTCAAATTGAGTACGATAGATATAAGCAATCTGTATGGTCTGTAAAGCATGGTGGTAATGGAGGAAATACCATGCATCGG ataaaactgGAGTACCCAAATGAGGTTCTCACTTGCATATCTGGCTATTATGGTTCAGTCACTGCTGATGAACAACCTATAATCATAAAGTCACTCACATTCCATACTAGTCGAGGACAGTATGGTCCATTTGGTGATGAAGTAGGGAAATACTTCACTTCAACCACAACAGAGGGCAAGGTGGTCGGTTTGCATGGGAGGAGTAGCATGTATTTGGATGCCATTGGGGTCCATATGCAACATTGGCTAGGAGGAATTCAGAAAACTTCAAAGTTATCCTTTTTCAAGCTATTTTGA